Proteins from one Phoenix dactylifera cultivar Barhee BC4 unplaced genomic scaffold, palm_55x_up_171113_PBpolish2nd_filt_p 000409F, whole genome shotgun sequence genomic window:
- the LOC103714697 gene encoding CASP-like protein 2C1, whose amino-acid sequence MRMSKLLKAESLLRVLCLVLASMAAVLIGLDTQTKTVFFVRRKATVKDLEALWISTIITSIAAGYHLLQFCRCLAFAWLTKNPCWSNKFMAWASFLLDQGVTYVTFGGILAGMQASMIAVTGMRALQWEKLCNIYARFCDQVAAGLVCGIAASLSMAVVSSVSAYHLFRL is encoded by the exons ATGAGAATGAGCAAGTTATTGAAGGCTGAAAGTCTTCTAAGGGTCTTGTGCTTGGTGTTGGCTTCCATGGCAGCTGTGCTTATTGGTCTGGATACACAGACTAAGACAGTCTTCTTCGTCAGGAGAAAGGCTACCGTTAAGGATCTAGAAGCTCTGTG GATCTCGACCATCATTACTTCCATAGCAGCAGGTTATCATCTTCTTCAGTTCTGCAGGTGCTTGGCCTTTGCTTGGCTCACCAAGAATCCATGTTGGAGCAACAAGTTTATGGCATGGGCAAGCTTTTTGTTAGATCAG GGGGTGACGTACGTGACTTTCGGGGGGATCCTGGCGGGGATGCAGGCCTCGATGATCGCGGTGACCGGGATGCGCGCCCTCCAGTGGGAGAAGCTATGCAACATCTACGCCCGGTTCTGCGACCAGGTCGCCGCCGGCCTCGTCTGCGGCATTGCTGCGTCCCTCTCCATGGCCGTCGTCTCCTCCGTCTCCGCCTACCACCTCTTCCGCCTCTAA
- the LOC120105972 gene encoding uncharacterized protein LOC120105972, whose amino-acid sequence MDKYAASQFLSYKMVDTKPVVDQAHELTVIYHELGLRGMGITESLQVACTIDKLPPSWKDFGLSLKHKTEDMTMKTLLSAIRIQEQHLEKDNEQLMNPELLTKVNFVEGQNKTHKFKNSKFEKGGPRNKRKLMKPKHHINKNDRKPICYNCGKLGHMARVCRMKKKKYQNYEHAPSQPANPQTNMVLSSTGPTSTDDRSGAA is encoded by the exons ATGGACAAGTATGCTGCTAGTCAATTCCTGTCTTATAAGATGGTTGACACCAAGCCCGTAGTTGACCAAGCCCATGAGCTAACAGTGATTTATCATGAATTAGGCTTAAGGGGAATGGGAATAACTGAGAGCCTTCAAGTTGCTTGTACCATTGACAAGCTCCCACCTTCTTGGAAAGACTTTGGGTTATCCCTGAAACATAAAACCGAGGATATGACAATGAAAACCCTATTGTCTGCCATTAGGATCCAAGAACAACACCTTGAGAAAGATAATGAGCAACTCATGAATCCTGAGCTTCTAACCAAGGTGAACTTTGTAGAAGGCCAGAATAAGACCCATAAGTTCAAgaactccaaatttgaaaagggtggacctagaaacaaaagaaaacttaTGAAGCCAAAACACCATATCAATAAGAATGATCGGAAGCCGATTTGCTACAATTGTGGAAAACTCGGTCATATGGCTCGAGTAtgccggatgaagaagaagaagtatcagAACTATGAACATGCGCCTTCTCAACCTGCAAATCCACAAACCAACATGGTGCTATCCAGTACTGGTCCTACTAGTACTGATGATCG GTCCGGAGCGGCCTAA